In Oncorhynchus nerka isolate Pitt River linkage group LG21, Oner_Uvic_2.0, whole genome shotgun sequence, the genomic window ACCCAAATATAGGCCAACACTTTTTGTTTGGCATCTTTAAGTCTATTAGCTTGAACTTTTGTACTATTATGGATTGGTCAATAGACACGAAATTGAGACAACCAAAGACATGACATGAGCATGCTATGGCAGTTTGTAAGAGCAAAATGACAACCATGTGGCTTGCAAGTAATGGCCAGAAGAGTCATGAATTATATTTCACAGTCAAATGAAACGCATCATTTCAAATAAACAAAGATGAATCAAGGGGCGACATTTTtaggctgttagctagctagttactacATCGCTATGGTTTAGCTAGTGTTTACCTAATGGCAAGTTTGATCAAAACACAATGCCCTATTCGGCATGATCGCTCCAAAAAAGGCACTCCTATAGACTAATacaaatatttttaaaaacagTCTATTTTGAGATTCCGGGTCAGTTAATAATAGTTGTACCATGTCTGTTGGCGAGCCACTAACGTTAACGATGAACTTGTCCGTCGTCGGTATTAGCTAAAACAACACCGTACAAGCACCCGCTAACTGTGGCTGGCTTCGAGTTCGCTCGCATGTTTGGTAGGACCACAGTGCAATAGTCGTGTGGCGTGATCTAGCTAGTTAGCTCACATTAGCTTGTATCAAGGCATTCAGCTATCTATTGTGACATATTGGTGTGCAACTTGATTAAATATAGGAGGAATTTTAACCATGGAAATGTATTGCTTCTAACTTTAAAAACAAAGAAATTAGATTAGCAAATCATTTTGCTAGCTAGGTGGGCTAGCAATAATTTTGTGATGAGACTGTACTCACTGAGCGATAGTAGCCAATACCATTGGCACATAATTTACAACAATATTACGAGGAAAAAACATAAAACAGTTCCATAATAATTGTCGTTAAATTTATCATGAGTACATAGTGAGAAAATGGTGCTGTCGACAGCAGTTTGCACGTCAGCCAAAATAGGGCCCTTCGCTTTGGTTTTGGCACCAAACTAGTTTGCTAACGTTAGCCATCTGGCTAGCATGCTGACCAAAACGTATGCAGAATGGATACATAACTAACGTTTCCGAGCTATCGTTAGCGATATTGCACGGGCCTGTAATTTTGGCTCGGTTTTTAGACGTATAGAAGTGACATGACATTACATTGTGGTCGCGGCATGAATTGTATACCTTCATTACTCTCAGAATGTGTTACAGATGGGAGTCAAGTCGGTGTCCTTGCCACTGAAAAAGACAACTGAAAGGACTGAAAATAGGAAGTCTACACTTACCTAGCTTTACTttctacgccatcttggatccacTTGTCAGCCCATCGCAAAGGATAGTGGGAAAAAGCTCATCTGAAGGTTGAGGGGATTTGGGTCTTTTTGGTGTAGGTTGGGGTTTGACCATTGTGAACTTCTAACCAAGTCATATACCAGTCTTTAAAGCAAGTCATTATACCAGTTTTCATACATTTCCCTAGATAATTGCATAAACCAGTTTCCAGGTTCACCTAGCTGAGCACTGTAAATTATATAACAGTATTACATCAATAAAACATTGTGTGTTGTATTTTGTCCATCTCATTTCAGCTACTATCTGGACCATTTTCAGATATATTTTGATGTATAGATTTGGCTAATTAAAACAATAGAAAGATCATGTGTAATCGTACATAACTACATTTGAATTTTATTTCTACATAATATCCAATTGTCTTTGTTTTTATATAACTGCTATTGTTCTATTTTCATATGGATATAACTACACAGTAAGGTAGAAATGGTCAATATAATAAATAAGCTCACAAAAATAAGTCTTGATTTAGTGCCACCTGTAACATTTAGTCATCACTAGATAGCTAGAGGATCCAGAACCTTTCAAACCAACAATAAAAAGATGCATCTGTCAGGTTTGCCTTTCACAGCTTTTAAACAAGTATTCTTAACTTGATCTGACAGTTAAATAAACTCCATAATAAATCACTGTTTCTGTTACAATACTCAACAAAATAATATCTATTATGCCATGTGAGAAGTGTTTACATTGCGAAGTAGATATTTTAATAAAATTAAAAAGACGTCAAGAACTCACAGCAAATGTTTTAATACAGCAAGTTGCACGCAAATGCTTTAACACTAAATCCCTTAAAACAGTTACATGAAAAAGAGAGTTGGAACAGGAGAGAAAACATTTACAGTGTATGCCCCTCTGTGGTCTGGGTTCTAGAACAAAGTACATGCTCAAATTGTGGTAGATAAAATTGGGAGACCACTCTAAACAGTGTAATTCGTATTACATCAGTGGGACGAGAGATCGTAACATATGGTAAGACTTGTTTATTGTAAATGCTTCAACTTTGCGTGTGGTATGTGGTATTTGTTATTCCAAAAATGTGGGCAGTTGACATTGGAATAACAGTTCATTCATCAATGTAAATTCAGAAAAACTCAATAAagtaaagaagaagaaaaaaaaaagaaagaaaacaatGCACTCGGTCCTCATCACTGCAGGTTGTGTATCATCTCCTCTTTGGCGATGAGATGTGTGGTTTTGTTGACCAGGGACATGAGGGAGTTCAGTTTGTGGGACCAGTCGTTGAGCAGGTCGTTGGGGTCCTTCGGCCTCTGGAAGTTGATGATCCCGGCTAGCCTGTCCACCTTGGCGTAGATGGTCTTGTTCACAACCAGGTTGGAGAGGAACTCCTCAGACTCCTGCAAGagatattagagatgttagaatCTGTGTCTTCAAAAGACCATCAATAACAAAATCACACATTTCATTTAGGGTACTATAGTACTTCTATAGATAACTcaacaaaaaatgtttttcaCACTCCAATATCAAGTTGAGAATATGGATTGAGCTCAACTGTGACCACTCAGCGAAAATTAAGTTGCCATGAGGAGCGCCACATATATTGCAATGAGCGAGATGGAAGACCTCGCTATCTGCGCATGGGTTCTCTTCACACCGTTACAGCGTGGTAGCAATGGGACCAAAACGGCAGAGAAGTTTAGCCTTGCACTTAAAATGCTTAGTTATTGCGGAAATTGACCCGCTATGCTGTTTAATTTGTACATTACGTCATATCTCTAAGTCTACCTTTGATTTGACCTTTAAGGTATGAAAATCTCTAGTATTTAGTATTTTgctaaagcagcagctactcttcctggggtccagacaAAAGagaaaaacatgacataatacataacATTAGTAGACAAGTACAGCACAGGGACAGAACTACTTATATTTAAAATAAGAATATACGCTTTCATACATTCCTTTGCTCTACTGTTACAATTGCTTTGTCTCAGCCGGTTCTGACTTCCTAATCTCACAGCACCtgttgttctgtaaacaccagagGTAATCTCACAGCACCtgttgttctgtaaacaccagagGTAATCTCACAGCACCtgttgttctgtaaacaccagagGTAATCTCACAGCACCtgttgttctgtaaacaccagagGTAATCTCACAGCACCtgttgttctgtaaacaccagagGTAATCTCACAGCACCtgttgttctgtaaacaccagagGTAGTCTCACAACATTAGGAACCATCCGTGTCCTTGGTTATTGCCTAAGCATTTCGTTGGACGGTGTGTCCCATACATACGACTAACAAAACTTGACGTCAACACTGCGCATTATCATGCGATTCATAGATGCGATTGAATGCAAGTGCAACACACGAAAACAGAAAGGCAACAATCATGTGAAGTTTCACCGAAGTCGTCAACTCCTGTTCAGATCCCCTGGTGTGAACAGAGACGCACCATACGGAGATGCACCTATGTTTCAACCTAATTTTGGAGGGGAAACTATCCTTTAAGGCTGCATTCATTAGGGTTGAGgaccagtaagaattccatcCCCTGTCAAAAATGTAACAGATGTAAAGATTAGATTGGTGGTGCATACGTCTATGGAGAGGTCCAGGAGGCCAGCCATCCTCTTCATTGTGATCCTCGTGTAATATTTTGCCATAATTCTTATATTCTAAAAGGAGAGATtaagaaaaaaacaaaaataagTAACGGTGCaacatgacatcatgacatcaaaAAATACCAATTACGTGAAAGTATTCTAGATGGGAAAGGGACGTTCCAAGATCATTTTTCAGCAACCATGTTCCAACGAGACAGCATTGTGATCCCACCATAGAACCTTTGCTAAAACAAACTATCCCACTAAGGTAATTGTGATATTCTATCTATAAATATTCCATTAAAGCAGTTCCATAAATTACTTACGTGCTCCACCACTCTATTCTTGAGGTCCTTCCACCTCTTTTCGCCCTCCTCTGAGCAGTTGAAAACGTTGGTGGCCGGGCTGTCGGGGGAGCCCTCCCTCAGCTCCTTCCCATAATCCTCCACCAGGGAGGCCCAACGCATCAGCTCCATGGTGGTGAACTGCTTCAGGAGGTCCCTGGAGGGAGAGGTAAGAGGGAAACCACGATGAGACAAACCACAGCACGGCAAAAGCACCACCCCACAATGATATGTAGTTGAGGCACCAGAGTTTAGCCTAGGTTTCACCGTACCACAAAGATCAAGCATGTGCAGTTGGTAGCTTAGCTAGGTTTCACCACTGGGAATTGTCTAGGTTATATGGTACCTTCGAGAATATATAGTTAATTACTGTGTTACAGAGTTGGATGATGAGGAATATTGTGAAACAGTATTGAATGCTAAGATTATTACGAATGAATCATCTCGAGGTTACATTCTTCTGATGAGGAATATTTGGACATTGCTGATGAGAAATAATGTGTTATACCATTGAAGATGTTAAGTAATGAACCATCGAAGATAGTTTACATTCTTGGTATTTGAGGGGAGAAATTAAATCACAGGAATATAATGCGATTTAAATGCCTTACTTGTATTTGGGTATTTCTTCCAATTTCTTGTCTTCGTTGATTCTGTGCACCAGGTCGGACTGCTCGTTGTCGTAGGGAGCCAGTATCACATACAGAACAACACTTTTCAGAGCCTGGAACAGGAAAGAACATTAGCGTTGTATCGTTATGCATTTTAAAAAGGTGCAATCTGTAACGTCTTAGTCCCCTGTGAAGCCAGACCCAATGTTAGCCACATTTTcgccagtcagtgtgcagtacACTCACTAACACCCTCTCCAACTAAGTCCTGCTTGTAAGAGTAATATTTTATTTCAGAAACAACAAATGTACAGCTGAagccttaaaaaaaaaaacattattctgAGACCAGTGTTTACCTGTTGCCATTTGGAGCTATCCTCCAGAATGCAGGGGGTATCGTAGATGGCTCGGTAGTGTTTGCAGATGGACAAGTAGGATCCCTCGTGCTGGTCTACTTGGATCATCAGATTGTAATACTTCAGCTTAGACTCCTAAGGAAAAATAATAATGTAAAGGGTTAAAAATATTGCAGCTTGGTTCTTAACTGCTATGTTTCTTCATCAGGAGCAGATTAGACCGCCAAAAACAGTCATTTTTTTCCAAACAGCCGAAAAGGAAAATATGACTTCAATATTTTGCAGGAAATAAATATTGTTTTCTGTCAAACTGTTCCAAAATAGGAAAACGAAAGTGAACGTTTTGATTGGAACATTGAATGTTTAGGTAGTTCCTCCTCCACCCCAATAGACAAAAccacaaatggcacactattccctacattgcATACCcagacccctatgggccctggtcaaaagcagtgcactctagagaacagggtgccatttgggagggaGGCCATATCATAACACCCAGCCTGAATAAACTATTTTCTCTCACCTCAGTGCCATCCTCTGTAAAGAACTTGGTATTGATCTTCTTGCTAATGATCTGGGTGCGGATGTAGTCCTTGACGGCGATGCACAGCCTCATTTGCTCCAGGATGAACTCcaccttctctttcttctccatgGAGCCGTATGTCTCCACCTGTAGAGTGAAAGAGTGCATGCTGTCAGAGGCAGAATGTTATTCTCTAGCCctaggtcatgttcattagggcacgtCATAGCAAAACGTTTCTCATTCGGCAAGTTCAGTTAATACCACTCCCATTTCGTGCCTACTGAACATGGcccagctgtacaacatcacagcctgGACCGGGAGAAGAATGGTTTGTGAACAACTGTTGTAGTGGTCCTGGAGGGCACAACACTTCACAAGTTTTAATTTAGATTATTTATGGTGTCTCAGCCAACTTTCACTGAAATTATGAAAAAGGAAATTTCGCAGTTTTCAACTTATttttcatcatctccagcaccaccccaacatatgtgaaaatggcgagtttctatgttttgtagtaaaaaataTGGAAGaaaagtgtttccaatgacaatGCCTACTCACAATTGGTTAAAAATCACACAATGCACAccaatgatgtcattggaaacacttttCTTCCATCTTTTGTACTACCAAACAAAGAAACTCGCCATTTTCAcacatgttgatgttggggtggtgctggagatgatgaatatgaagttgaatatttttttaaacatttcctTTTATTTGATGTCAAGGGGATTTGGCCGCCAGTTTGAGTTCTGCACTTGTGTCTGAAGATTCAGTCCAGTAAGGCAAATAGCTTCATGCAACATGGATGTTTGAAACCTCTTACCTCCAGTCTATAAGAAATTGTGAAAACTCCCAAGGAATGCCAGTGAAAACCCCTTACCTGCAGCTCTTGGAGGATGGCTGCAGCCTCTTTGACCTCGCCATGCTGCTCCTTGATGTTTGCCAATGTTTTGGTGAGCCTGGCTCGCTCAATCTCCACATAGATCTGAGTGAGGGAAACAAAGCCGTTAGCGCATTTGAATTGCATGGAGACATGACTTGGACCCACAAAAGTAAAATAATTGTTTTATGCCATCTGAATAATGCATGATTGGTGGTATCATCTTAATGTCATTTTAGGACGATCCAAGTAAGGATAACACAGAGAAAGTTCATGACACCACGCACCTTGCCAGCGGTCACTGTACGTAGTGTGTCAATGAGTCTCAGCTTAACAGTCAGGTCGGTCACGGTATCTACATACTTGTAACATTCTTGCACCATCTTAGCAACAGCCTGAGAATAGAGAAACAAAGCAAAAGAGAAAGTCATATATCGAAAGAGCTAACATCAGGCAACACTTTACTTTGTCTTGGAACACATAAAAGGACACGAAGAAAACATTGTTTTGATGGCAAAGCACCGTAACCTACTGGTGCATACCTGAGGTGTATTCACGATAAACCAAATGTTGGCAAACAGAACAAAAACGAGGAGGGACCTACATTAAATTTGTTTGTTgcgttttctgttgcaaaacattttggcaaCTGCTTGCACTAATTAATACACCCCTGCCTCAAATGTTTTACCTTCTCTTAGTATCCCTTCAAAGAAGGAGCCCCAAGTCTCACCCCTTTGAGCTGACTCCTCCTTTTAGAGAGCAGCATGATGTTTTCATTTAGGGCGTCCATGTCCTTCGCTTCATAGCACATCTGCACAACGGCCACCAGGATTCTGGAGGTTGACACCATGTCAGAAGCCTGTGCAGATGGATAAAAAGAGAACAACGTTACTCAAAGATAACTATTTGATTAGTCAGAGGAGTATGATCATTTATATTGTTTAATCTCAATGGAGTATGATGTTTAATTTGAAATGAATTAATTCCCACTCACAGTCCTCGTTTGCTTCTCCAGCGACAAGAGGCTTTCAACGGCCTCCTGCAGCCGACCTTCCTAGAAAAGCAGAGCAGATCAAGCTTACAGTCAGGACAAATGACAGACAATTCTTATAAAGAGCCATTTCAAATGACCACACATGATCAAATTATGAGATGGATGACAAAAATACTAATTAAAACTATCATTCATAAAGTCACTGCTGATCAGAGTCTGATTAGGGAAAGCCAAAGATGTTAACACATTTCTGTCAGCTTTGACACATGATTAAAACTGAAAAACTTCACCAGCAAGCTATTACGTTTGTATATTTCTAACAAAAAGTAGCGGGGTCTTCGAAAAACAATAACTGTGGTACCTACGTTAGTAGTTGGTTGATAAATTAGTATACAATCCAACTGAAACGACCAAACCGGCTAGTAAGCATAACATAACACCAAGAGCGAAGATACTAAACTAGTAGTCtgtaggtaacgttagctagagaAGTTACCTGACGAAAACAATTACcgtagctaacgttacctagctaacTAATCGAGATGTATAACTTACCTTACAAGTAAATCGACTAAATATTTGTGATGCTTTGTTGCAATACAGTTGCAATGTTGCCTATTATTACAAACAGCACTTTATTTGCTaacaagttagctagctagccattctGCTAACATTCGTGATGCACCATGACTCAGCCAGCGCTGGCCTCATTCATACTCAACTTACTTTTGCCATTTCAGCACACTCCGGTAGACGTGTATCTACAGTTGAACTATAGTCAATCTCCATCTTCACAAGCTTGCCATCTGATCTTTCTGATCGCTCCACCTCTGCAGACATGTTTTCCGACATCGTAAGCTGAATACCACAGCGAATTTACAAGTGAAATTTCTAAGTGCTAACTGCTGCTAGCACGCTGCTGTTGTGTCAAAACTACAGGAAGTGAAGGAAAACCGACCAATAACAAGGAACTGCAAAGGCCACCTAGGCTGCCAGAAGGACCCAGAGAAGGACCATAAAAAAATCATTGTTATTTGTGTCAGGCGTTTTGACAGTCAATTCTTACTTATTCACACAGCGTCCCTCTCTCTCAACTTAACCTTTCCAACTGTCCTCACTGATATTGTTTGATATTTTCTTTCCATTAATAGGTTCTTGATGGGGGGGGGTGAAGGTGAAAGGTGAAACGTTATAATTTCCAGAATTATTTTCTAGGTTATTCTGGTATATTTTTTTAAGCATGAAAATAGTGGGCCAATAACAAAAAGATGAATGTCTCTGTGAAGGAGGCATTTTAAGTAAAGCGAATGTAAACCCAAATATGTTACACATGATCTAattgacgatgatgatgatgatgtagtctCGAGGCCTTCCTTCCAAATCTCATCTCATTGACTCCACCATCAAAGTTTCAAGACAGTTGTGCACTCTTGGTAATATTTCTCTTGGTGCTATATCAGACAAAAACAGTCCTGTTTTAAAAAACATTGAGGGAGAGATAGTGAGGAATGTGTTTTATTTGCAACTGGCTTACACCCACGGTGGTATGAGAACATTTCCCTGACTGCCCAGGGAAAAACTCATATGCACTTTGATATTATTCTGTATAATGAAAAGCGCTTTACAAATGtcatgaattattattattattattacaattatTAAACCAACTGTATAGAGAAACCTGCCTCAGGAAGCCTATCATAGCAAAGTATGATTCTGAAAAGTCTATTGACACAATGTTGTGAATAATTCACACTAAATTCATATATTTATTAAGTTTCTTTCCTGAGCTTGAGATGTGAACACCACTTAATagtgccttgagaaagtatttacaccccttgacttattccacattctgtcgtgttacagcctgaattgaaaaatatattaaatatattattttatttttttacccaatACCCCTTAatcacaaagtgaaaacatgtacaAGCTTCCTTTTTTTTCACTTGGTCATTTAGGTTGGTATTGTATAGTAACTACAATattattgatccatcctcagttatatcctatcacagccattaaactctgtaagtgTTTTAAAGTCGCCATtggctcatggtgaaatccctgagcggtttccttcctctccggcaactgagttagggaggacatctgtatctttgtagtgactgggtgtattgatacatcatccaaagtctaattaataacttcaccatcctcAAAGGCTTAttcaatgtttatttatttttatttgtacccgtctaccaataggtgcccttctttgcgaggcattggaaaacctccctggtctttgtggttgaatctgtgtttaaaattcactgatcgactgagggaccttacagacaaTTGTATATgggaggtacagagatgagctaGTCATTCACAAATAATGTTAAACCCTATTTTTGCACACCGAGTGAGTCcacgcaacttattatgtgaattGCTCGGTCCACCATTGGGGTGCTAGGAAGGcgaagagaccagaggtggcagaatggaGTGCTGGAGTTGAGGTGAAGAGTTTGAGAATAGCCTGAaagtagggaggggcagttcctcttggtgCTCCATAGGCAAGTTAAAGGGACTTGAAGTGGATGCAGGCTTCTActagaagccagtggagtgtgcggaagagcggggtgacatgggagaacttgagaaggttgaacaccaggcgagCTACGGTGTTCTGGATAAAATGCAGGGGTTTGATAGCAAAAGTGGGGAgaccagccaacagagagttgcagtagtccagacgggagatgacaagtgtaTGGATTAGAACCTTGGACTTGAATGGTGAACAAAGAATTTAGCAGTATGTTGCTGTTTTACACCTCGGCTGAAAGGTGTAGGCCTCATCTCCATGTATTGACTCAAGTTATCCAGCAG contains:
- the LOC115103875 gene encoding 26S proteasome non-ATPase regulatory subunit 12-like, translated to MSENMSAEVERSERSDGKLVKMEIDYSSTVDTRLPECAEMAKEGRLQEAVESLLSLEKQTRTASDMVSTSRILVAVVQMCYEAKDMDALNENIMLLSKRRSQLKGAVAKMVQECYKYVDTVTDLTVKLRLIDTLRTVTAGKIYVEIERARLTKTLANIKEQHGEVKEAAAILQELQVETYGSMEKKEKVEFILEQMRLCIAVKDYIRTQIISKKINTKFFTEDGTEESKLKYYNLMIQVDQHEGSYLSICKHYRAIYDTPCILEDSSKWQQALKSVVLYVILAPYDNEQSDLVHRINEDKKLEEIPKYKDLLKQFTTMELMRWASLVEDYGKELREGSPDSPATNVFNCSEEGEKRWKDLKNRVVEHNIRIMAKYYTRITMKRMAGLLDLSIDESEEFLSNLVVNKTIYAKVDRLAGIINFQRPKDPNDLLNDWSHKLNSLMSLVNKTTHLIAKEEMIHNLQ